In a single window of the Methylococcus sp. Mc7 genome:
- a CDS encoding L,D-transpeptidase, with protein sequence MRMRPFVPGILRAGALVLLAWAGLATPPEARSDAWEGYGRSVPKPRYEQDEGANFQYRFGVREAFTPYRDPDRSEAESLPDPLLDPSFSSYRLIVIVNKVDDAFWGRGQTLRVYRRGEGLLYYWLISTGVPGFETPSGYFIPQGFSYRHWSGPYDAPMLWSVFFNGGISLHSSLDRDALDKLGRAADSHGCVHVEDHRAEELYHLIGRSGYGLIDQIDRKTGRPVLVGKARKKISGYRTLIIVAPTARFSRAGEISESSQSEEPTKPAGAGRPTGPDERDTPEPPANYLDLF encoded by the coding sequence ATGAGAATGAGGCCGTTCGTTCCAGGCATCCTCCGTGCCGGGGCTCTGGTCCTGCTAGCTTGGGCGGGATTGGCCACGCCGCCGGAAGCCCGGTCCGATGCCTGGGAAGGCTATGGCCGTAGCGTGCCCAAGCCCCGCTATGAACAGGACGAAGGAGCGAATTTCCAGTATAGATTCGGCGTGCGCGAGGCCTTCACGCCCTACCGCGACCCGGACAGGAGCGAGGCGGAGTCGCTGCCCGATCCCCTGCTCGATCCCTCCTTCAGCAGCTACCGGCTGATCGTCATCGTCAACAAAGTCGACGACGCGTTCTGGGGCAGAGGCCAGACCTTACGGGTCTACCGGCGGGGAGAAGGGCTCCTCTATTACTGGCTGATATCCACCGGCGTCCCCGGCTTCGAAACGCCTTCCGGTTATTTCATCCCCCAGGGCTTTTCGTACCGGCATTGGTCGGGCCCTTACGATGCGCCGATGCTCTGGTCGGTGTTCTTCAATGGCGGTATTTCCCTCCATTCCTCGCTGGACCGCGATGCGCTGGACAAGTTGGGGCGGGCCGCGGACTCGCACGGCTGCGTTCATGTGGAGGACCATCGCGCCGAGGAGCTGTACCACCTGATCGGCCGGAGCGGCTACGGCTTGATCGACCAGATCGACCGCAAGACCGGCCGCCCTGTTCTGGTGGGAAAGGCGCGGAAGAAGATCAGCGGTTACCGGACGCTCATCATCGTCGCGCCGACCGCCCGTTTTTCACGAGCCGGCGAAATCTCCGAATCCAGCCAGTCCGAGGAACCCACAAAACCCGCCGGCGCCGGGCGACCGACCGGACCCGACGAGAGGGACACGCCCGAGCCGCCGGCAAACTATCTCGACCTCTTCTGA
- a CDS encoding AI-2E family transporter — translation MPTDRFFERAIGLLTVGLLIAACIKIVAPFTGALIWSTIIAVATWPVFEHLARRLGGRAGVAATLITFAILLVIAMPVALLINSLAEHVQDVLHITEDVSSLRLPGPPEWVNRIPLVGPEIESRWLAAVENLETTLTKIRPWIGKAAAWTVNQGAHLTLSLLEFLLATVLAGFLFVHGKSLAGLLERFASAIAGESGASLVHTAGLTIRSVTIGVMGTALIQSVLTALGLLAAGVPGALLLWFASFLLATLQLGTALVWIPAAIWLEIQDQTGWMIFLVIWGLFVNTIDNFIKPYLIAQGSGTPLAIVFLGVIGGMLAWGFIGIFIGSTLLAVSHALLKAWLDAGDEPS, via the coding sequence ATGCCAACTGACCGCTTTTTCGAACGCGCCATCGGCCTCCTGACGGTAGGCCTCTTGATCGCCGCCTGCATCAAGATCGTCGCACCCTTCACCGGTGCCTTGATCTGGTCCACCATCATCGCCGTGGCCACCTGGCCGGTGTTCGAGCACCTGGCCCGGCGCCTGGGCGGCCGTGCCGGCGTCGCCGCCACGCTGATCACCTTCGCGATCCTCCTCGTGATCGCCATGCCGGTGGCCTTGCTGATCAACTCCCTGGCCGAGCACGTGCAGGACGTCCTGCACATTACCGAGGACGTGTCATCGCTCCGTCTTCCCGGCCCACCGGAGTGGGTGAACCGAATTCCGCTGGTCGGGCCGGAAATCGAATCGCGTTGGCTGGCGGCGGTCGAAAATCTCGAGACGACCCTGACGAAGATCCGCCCCTGGATCGGCAAGGCCGCCGCCTGGACGGTCAACCAGGGCGCCCATCTCACCTTGTCCCTGCTCGAATTCTTGCTCGCCACCGTGCTCGCCGGTTTTCTGTTCGTGCACGGGAAATCGCTCGCCGGCCTGCTCGAACGGTTCGCATCCGCCATCGCGGGAGAAAGCGGCGCAAGCCTGGTGCACACCGCCGGACTGACGATCCGCAGCGTCACCATCGGGGTCATGGGAACGGCGTTGATCCAATCGGTGCTGACCGCACTCGGCTTGCTGGCAGCCGGCGTGCCGGGCGCGCTGCTGCTCTGGTTCGCCAGTTTCCTGCTGGCCACGCTGCAGCTCGGCACCGCGCTGGTTTGGATTCCGGCAGCGATATGGCTGGAAATTCAGGACCAGACCGGCTGGATGATTTTCCTGGTGATCTGGGGGTTGTTCGTCAACACCATCGACAATTTCATCAAGCCCTATCTGATTGCCCAAGGCAGCGGCACGCCGCTGGCGATCGTGTTCCTGGGCGTGATCGGCGGAATGCTGGCCTGGGGCTTCATCGGCATATTCATCGGCTCCACCCTCCTGGCCGTGAGCCATGCCCTGCTGAAAGCTTGGCTCGACGCCGGCGATGAGCCCAGCTAA
- a CDS encoding ABC transporter permease — translation MSKEPEPGRKLSIESRGDALILALSGNWTREGIGDGDAGLPGIVEQLPESATVSFRTDALAAWDSTLLTFLVRVLDTCRRRGIAVVPDGLPAGVQGLLNLAYAVPERQDARRTETNPGFLESVGLRALTVWHLAGSLLSFIGEASLSVLRLFGGRARLRWVDFWLFVEEAGARALPIVTLISLLVGMILAFVGAHQLSMFGAEIYIAGAVGIGMVREMGAMMTAIIMAGRTGAAYAAQIGTMQVNQEIDALKTMGINPMDFLVLPRMLALVLMMPVLCIYADIMGIAGGALVGISTYGISRSEFLNELQKFVHFGDIAVGLFKCTVFGVLVALAGCLRGMECGRSSAAVGLATTSAVVTAIMLIVASDAVMTVVTTILHL, via the coding sequence ATGTCCAAGGAACCCGAACCGGGCCGAAAACTGAGCATCGAAAGCCGGGGGGACGCCCTGATCCTCGCTCTGAGCGGCAACTGGACGCGCGAGGGCATTGGGGACGGCGATGCCGGACTTCCCGGCATCGTCGAGCAGCTTCCCGAATCCGCGACCGTTTCCTTTAGAACCGACGCCCTGGCGGCTTGGGACAGCACCCTGCTGACCTTCCTGGTACGCGTCCTCGATACGTGCCGCCGACGCGGTATCGCCGTCGTGCCGGACGGCCTGCCCGCCGGCGTGCAAGGGTTGCTGAACCTGGCTTACGCGGTGCCCGAGCGCCAGGACGCGCGCCGGACCGAGACCAATCCCGGATTTCTGGAAAGCGTGGGCCTGCGCGCCCTGACGGTCTGGCACCTGGCCGGCAGCCTGCTCAGCTTCATCGGCGAGGCCTCGCTCAGCGTCCTCCGCCTGTTCGGCGGGCGCGCACGACTTCGATGGGTCGATTTCTGGCTGTTCGTGGAGGAGGCCGGGGCGCGGGCGCTGCCGATCGTGACGCTCATCAGCCTGCTGGTGGGCATGATCCTGGCGTTCGTGGGTGCGCACCAGTTGTCGATGTTCGGTGCGGAGATCTACATCGCCGGCGCCGTCGGCATCGGCATGGTGCGCGAGATGGGCGCGATGATGACGGCCATCATCATGGCCGGACGGACCGGCGCCGCCTATGCCGCCCAGATCGGGACGATGCAGGTCAACCAGGAAATCGACGCGCTCAAGACCATGGGCATCAACCCCATGGATTTCCTGGTGCTGCCGCGCATGCTGGCCCTTGTCCTCATGATGCCGGTCCTGTGCATCTATGCCGACATCATGGGCATCGCCGGCGGCGCGCTGGTGGGGATCAGCACTTACGGGATTTCCCGCTCGGAGTTCCTGAACGAGCTGCAGAAGTTCGTCCATTTCGGCGACATCGCGGTGGGCCTCTTCAAGTGCACGGTGTTCGGCGTGCTGGTTGCGCTGGCGGGCTGCCTGCGCGGCATGGAATGCGGGCGGAGTTCCGCCGCCGTCGGTCTTGCCACGACCTCGGCGGTGGTCACGGCGATCATGCTGATCGTGGCTTCCGATGCGGTCATGACGGTCGTCACGACCATCCTGCATCTTTAG
- a CDS encoding membrane integrity-associated transporter subunit PqiC produces MRHHRKPVPFMLLTLAALASAGCLRSTEPANFYQLQPLTASRQQPANVKPAVVGVGPIKLASYLDRPQIVVAEGRNRLQLDEFQRWSEPLQENLTRVLAENLSRLHPADHVIIYPWHRNDAPELQLEARIDRFHTDGSGASVLDVAWGISKGGATVYRKRSNYQASARPGDTESLVSAQSELLAAFAREAGSAMETFRHP; encoded by the coding sequence ATGCGCCACCACCGCAAACCGGTTCCCTTCATGCTGCTCACGCTGGCCGCACTGGCTTCCGCCGGTTGCCTGCGCAGCACCGAACCGGCCAATTTCTACCAGTTGCAGCCGCTTACCGCGTCCCGACAACAGCCGGCGAACGTCAAACCCGCGGTGGTCGGCGTCGGACCGATCAAGCTGGCTTCCTATCTGGACCGGCCCCAGATTGTCGTCGCCGAAGGGCGGAACCGGCTGCAGCTCGACGAATTCCAGCGCTGGTCGGAGCCGTTGCAGGAAAATCTGACCCGGGTCCTGGCGGAAAACCTGTCCCGTCTGCATCCGGCGGACCATGTCATCATTTATCCCTGGCATCGCAACGACGCACCCGAACTGCAGCTCGAAGCCCGGATCGACCGCTTCCATACCGACGGCAGCGGCGCCAGCGTCCTGGACGTCGCCTGGGGCATCTCCAAAGGCGGCGCCACCGTCTACCGCAAACGCTCGAACTACCAAGCCTCCGCCCGGCCTGGCGACACCGAATCGCTGGTCTCGGCGCAGAGCGAACTGCTGGCCGCCTTCGCCCGAGAAGCCGGCAGCGCCATGGAAACCTTCCGCCATCCTTGA
- a CDS encoding YkgJ family cysteine cluster protein has translation MNCRPGCGACCIAISISSPIPGMPQGKPAGTPCIQLRDNMECSIFGRPERPDCCSGLRPSAEMCGDDRLYAMASLAWLERATLPACED, from the coding sequence GTGAACTGCCGGCCGGGCTGCGGCGCCTGCTGCATCGCCATCTCGATTTCCAGTCCGATACCGGGTATGCCCCAGGGCAAACCCGCCGGGACTCCCTGCATCCAGCTCCGCGACAACATGGAATGCTCCATCTTCGGAAGACCGGAGCGTCCCGACTGTTGTTCCGGGCTCCGGCCTTCCGCCGAAATGTGCGGAGACGACCGCTTGTATGCCATGGCTTCGCTGGCATGGCTCGAGCGGGCCACTCTGCCGGCCTGCGAGGACTGA
- the secF gene encoding protein translocase subunit SecF: protein MEFFKIKRDIPFMRYGRLTTTISLVTFILAVLALGFKGLNLGIDFTGGILMEVRYAQAADLEAIRKTLEEQRIAESAVQNFGTSRDVLIRLPLREDTGAKQSDQIFSALKAQDGTAELKRVEFVGPQVGKEMYESGGLALMLVAAGIMAYLAMRFAWRFAVAAMIANMHDIVIILGMFAFFEWEFTLSVLAGVLAILGYSVNESVVVFDRVRENFRKMRKAAVTEVIDNAITATMSRTIITHSMTQLMVLAMFFFGGDALHNFALALTIGIVFGIYSSVLVACPVVLALGVSRADLLLPEKEGLVDNRP from the coding sequence ATGGAATTCTTCAAGATCAAGCGTGACATCCCGTTCATGCGCTACGGGAGGCTCACGACGACCATTTCCCTGGTGACCTTCATCCTCGCCGTCCTGGCTTTGGGGTTCAAAGGCCTCAATCTGGGCATCGACTTCACCGGCGGCATCCTGATGGAGGTCCGCTATGCCCAAGCCGCCGACCTCGAAGCGATACGCAAGACGCTGGAGGAGCAGCGGATCGCCGAATCCGCCGTGCAGAATTTCGGCACTTCCCGCGACGTGCTGATTCGCCTGCCGCTGCGGGAGGATACCGGCGCCAAGCAGAGCGATCAGATATTCTCGGCGCTCAAGGCCCAGGACGGGACGGCCGAACTCAAGCGCGTCGAGTTCGTCGGCCCCCAGGTCGGCAAGGAAATGTATGAAAGCGGTGGACTGGCCCTCATGCTGGTGGCCGCCGGCATCATGGCCTATCTGGCGATGCGTTTCGCCTGGCGGTTCGCCGTCGCGGCGATGATCGCCAATATGCACGACATCGTCATCATCCTCGGGATGTTCGCCTTCTTCGAGTGGGAGTTCACGCTCAGCGTGCTGGCCGGCGTGCTGGCGATCCTGGGCTACTCGGTGAATGAGTCCGTGGTCGTGTTCGACCGGGTGCGCGAGAACTTCCGCAAGATGCGCAAGGCGGCGGTGACGGAGGTCATCGACAATGCCATCACCGCGACCATGTCCCGCACCATCATCACCCACTCCATGACCCAGCTGATGGTACTGGCGATGTTCTTCTTCGGCGGCGACGCCCTGCACAACTTCGCCTTGGCGTTGACCATCGGCATCGTGTTCGGCATCTATTCCTCGGTACTGGTCGCCTGCCCCGTCGTGCTGGCGCTGGGTGTGAGCCGGGCCGATCTGCTGCTGCCCGAGAAGGAAGGGTTGGTCGACAACCGCCCCTGA
- a CDS encoding HIT domain-containing protein, giving the protein MTTEFAPNFVLHERLAQDCLPLGRFPLCRLLLMNDSSYPWFILVPERAGIREVHQLAEPDRVRLWEESAELSTLLADIYRPDKLNVAAIGNLVPQLHIHHIVRYRDDRAWPGVVWGRFDPVPYADPFDGRLRELLGRLPRFEANPLP; this is encoded by the coding sequence ATGACGACAGAATTCGCCCCGAATTTCGTTCTGCACGAACGTCTTGCGCAGGATTGCCTTCCGCTCGGCCGGTTCCCTCTCTGCCGGCTACTGCTGATGAATGACAGCAGTTATCCTTGGTTCATCCTGGTGCCGGAGCGCGCCGGCATCCGCGAGGTCCACCAGCTCGCCGAGCCGGACCGCGTCCGTCTCTGGGAAGAATCGGCCGAACTGTCCACCCTGCTGGCCGACATCTACCGGCCGGACAAGCTCAACGTCGCGGCGATCGGCAACCTGGTGCCACAGTTGCACATTCACCACATCGTGCGATATCGGGACGACCGCGCCTGGCCCGGCGTCGTATGGGGCCGTTTCGATCCGGTGCCCTACGCCGATCCCTTCGATGGCAGACTGCGGGAGCTGCTGGGGCGGCTGCCCCGGTTCGAGGCGAATCCGCTTCCGTGA
- a CDS encoding ABC transporter ATP-binding protein: MAEPHIRVTGLTLAYGDFVIQRDLSFTVNRGDVFIIMGGSGCGKSTLLRHMIGLQKPAAGHVYYDGQGLWDVSEAERARLMRRFGVLYQNGALWSSMTLAENVALPLTECTRLGPAEIRELVSLKLALVGLAGFEDYYPSEISGGMQKRAGLARAMALDPEILFFDEPSAGLDPVSAKLLDDLILHLRDSLGSTVVVVTHELASIFAIGNNSVFLDAESHTMIASGDPRKLLAESDDPRVLAFLTRGGAKSTAGATSEQETQAGPWYSDEQG, from the coding sequence ATGGCGGAACCCCACATTCGCGTCACCGGCCTGACCCTGGCCTATGGCGACTTCGTCATCCAGCGGGACTTGAGCTTCACGGTCAACCGCGGCGATGTGTTCATCATCATGGGCGGCAGCGGCTGCGGCAAGAGCACGCTGCTGCGGCACATGATCGGCCTGCAGAAGCCGGCCGCCGGCCATGTTTATTACGATGGCCAGGGATTGTGGGACGTTTCCGAAGCCGAGCGGGCGCGGTTGATGCGGCGCTTCGGCGTGCTTTACCAGAACGGCGCTTTGTGGAGTTCGATGACCCTGGCCGAAAACGTCGCGCTGCCCCTGACCGAATGCACTCGGCTCGGCCCGGCCGAAATCCGCGAACTGGTTTCGCTCAAGCTGGCCCTGGTCGGCTTGGCCGGCTTCGAGGACTACTACCCTTCGGAAATCAGCGGCGGTATGCAGAAGCGGGCCGGTCTGGCGCGGGCCATGGCGCTGGACCCGGAAATCCTGTTCTTCGACGAGCCTTCCGCCGGTCTCGATCCGGTCAGCGCCAAGCTGCTGGACGATCTGATCCTGCACCTGCGCGACAGCCTGGGCAGCACCGTCGTCGTGGTCACCCACGAACTGGCCAGCATCTTCGCCATCGGCAACAATTCCGTTTTCCTCGATGCCGAATCGCATACCATGATCGCCTCGGGCGATCCGCGTAAACTGCTGGCCGAGAGCGACGATCCGCGGGTGCTGGCTTTCCTGACCCGCGGCGGGGCCAAGAGCACGGCCGGTGCAACGTCCGAACAAGAAACCCAGGCAGGTCCATGGTATTCCGATGAACAAGGCTAA
- the queA gene encoding tRNA preQ1(34) S-adenosylmethionine ribosyltransferase-isomerase QueA: MLKSEFHYDLPETLIAQSPLPERSGSRLLCLDGATGTLEDKVFRDFERLLRPGDLLVFNDTRVLPARLFGRKETGGAVEILLERLLGERLVLAHVRASKSPKPGTWIFLEAGHRAMVLGRDGDLFRLELAGNEPLQTVLERIGHMPLPPYITRPDTSADLERYQTVYAAKPGAVAAPTAGLHFDADLLERLGEAGVDTARVTLHVGAGTFQPVRAENLEDHRMHAEYCEVGPDVVEAVRRARSRGGRVIAVGTTSMRSLETAASGGELRPFAGDTRLFIRPGFRFNCVDALVTNFHLPESTLLVLVCAFAGYRETLAAYRHAVSQAYRFFSYGDAMFISPKEPGAGR; encoded by the coding sequence ATGTTGAAAAGCGAGTTCCATTACGATCTGCCTGAAACACTGATCGCCCAGTCGCCGCTGCCGGAACGTTCCGGCAGCCGCCTGCTCTGCCTCGACGGCGCGACCGGCACTCTGGAAGACAAGGTCTTCCGCGACTTCGAGAGGCTCCTACGCCCCGGAGACCTTCTCGTATTCAACGACACCCGCGTGCTTCCCGCACGCCTTTTCGGCCGCAAAGAAACCGGCGGTGCCGTGGAGATATTGCTGGAACGGCTCCTCGGCGAGCGGCTCGTGCTCGCACATGTGCGAGCCAGTAAGTCGCCGAAGCCCGGCACTTGGATTTTCCTGGAAGCAGGCCACCGGGCGATGGTGCTCGGACGCGACGGCGATCTGTTCCGTCTCGAGCTGGCCGGCAATGAACCGCTCCAAACCGTGCTCGAGCGAATCGGCCATATGCCGCTACCACCCTATATCACCCGCCCCGATACCTCCGCCGACCTCGAACGCTACCAGACGGTGTATGCGGCGAAGCCGGGAGCGGTGGCCGCTCCGACGGCAGGCCTGCATTTCGATGCGGACCTGCTGGAACGGCTCGGCGAGGCCGGCGTGGACACGGCTCGGGTGACTCTCCATGTCGGAGCCGGCACCTTTCAGCCCGTGCGCGCCGAGAATCTCGAGGATCACCGCATGCACGCCGAGTATTGCGAAGTGGGGCCCGACGTGGTCGAAGCCGTAAGGCGCGCCCGCAGCCGGGGCGGACGGGTGATCGCGGTCGGTACCACCTCTATGCGCAGCCTGGAGACGGCGGCCAGCGGCGGCGAGCTGCGGCCCTTTGCCGGCGACACCCGCCTGTTCATCAGGCCAGGATTCCGTTTCAACTGTGTCGACGCGCTCGTCACCAACTTTCACCTCCCGGAGTCGACCTTGCTCGTCCTGGTCTGTGCCTTCGCGGGCTATCGTGAAACGCTCGCCGCCTACCGCCATGCGGTCAGTCAGGCCTACCGCTTTTTCAGCTACGGCGACGCGATGTTCATAAGCCCCAAAGAGCCCGGGGCCGGCCGATGA
- a CDS encoding potassium channel family protein, which translates to MTPGNLRSTLSRHVQLPPLHAGRRLILKQNNFGFLLTGLVSTLIAGPLLREFSVLARNQEFLDWLMESVFSLMVLIGVWSLQENRGVFRLGLLLGVLSLLFPVLAWNSRSPVLDILEVLVFLLFCVLSCYLAAKHVFRGKDADINRLSGSVCVFLLIGFIWGFLYILLTMVRPGAFQGINVGETLDGRYDELLYFSFATLTTLGYGDITPVIPLARILSVLEVMCGQFYLTILVASLVGNFLAGRMLR; encoded by the coding sequence ATGACGCCGGGCAACCTCCGCAGCACGCTATCCCGCCATGTTCAGCTTCCACCCCTGCACGCGGGACGGCGGCTGATACTGAAGCAAAACAACTTCGGTTTTCTGCTGACCGGTCTGGTGTCGACCCTGATAGCCGGGCCCCTGCTGCGCGAATTTTCCGTGCTGGCAAGGAACCAGGAGTTCTTGGATTGGCTGATGGAGTCGGTATTCAGTTTGATGGTTCTGATCGGAGTTTGGAGCCTTCAGGAAAACCGGGGAGTTTTTCGCTTAGGCCTGCTGCTCGGCGTGCTCAGTCTGCTATTTCCGGTGCTCGCCTGGAATTCCCGTTCCCCGGTGCTGGATATCCTGGAAGTATTGGTCTTTTTGCTGTTCTGCGTGCTGAGTTGCTATCTGGCGGCCAAGCACGTGTTTCGAGGGAAGGATGCCGACATCAACAGGTTGTCGGGTTCGGTATGCGTTTTCCTGCTGATCGGCTTCATATGGGGCTTCCTTTACATCCTTTTGACCATGGTGAGGCCGGGCGCTTTCCAGGGGATCAACGTCGGTGAAACACTGGACGGGCGCTATGACGAGCTGCTGTATTTCAGCTTCGCCACCCTCACCACGCTGGGTTATGGCGACATCACACCGGTCATACCGCTGGCCCGGATACTGAGCGTCCTCGAAGTCATGTGCGGGCAGTTCTACCTGACGATTCTGGTGGCCAGCCTCGTCGGGAATTTTCTTGCCGGACGGATGCTGCGTTAG
- a CDS encoding MlaD family protein: MNKANPTLIGGFVVGGIVLLVVCVLLFTQLKVSDAMRFVVYFTESVNGLNVGAPVKVKGVAVGNVVDIRVLADMDGSRVLTPVVIEVDPNKMVDRSGHVSKKRNRSIQPLIERGLRAQLQVQSLVTGQLYVALDFLPYTPVDLVGSTLDFHPYEEIPAIPSSKEKITNTIDEVVSEFRQLPLHEIAAALVASIRRAEALLNSPKIESILTSTDQALQQVNATLKESRARLGPMLANLDGAIGDHRRLTNDLDREVQPTLKRLDETLLAATSAMRRIDGAAGSVNDPVLQHTLDAAIDEVSQAARAIRVLSDFIQRNPNALIVGKENDGD; this comes from the coding sequence ATGAACAAGGCTAATCCCACCCTGATCGGCGGCTTCGTGGTGGGCGGCATCGTGCTGCTGGTGGTTTGCGTGCTGCTGTTCACCCAGCTCAAAGTCAGCGATGCCATGCGGTTCGTGGTGTACTTCACCGAATCCGTGAACGGGCTGAACGTCGGCGCGCCGGTGAAGGTCAAGGGCGTCGCGGTAGGCAACGTCGTCGACATTCGCGTGCTCGCAGACATGGACGGCAGCCGCGTCCTGACGCCGGTGGTGATCGAAGTGGACCCGAACAAGATGGTCGACCGCTCCGGTCATGTCTCGAAAAAGCGCAACCGCAGCATCCAGCCGTTGATCGAACGCGGGCTGCGGGCCCAGCTTCAAGTGCAGAGCCTCGTGACCGGCCAGCTCTACGTCGCCCTGGATTTCCTCCCCTACACGCCCGTCGATCTGGTCGGAAGCACCCTGGACTTCCACCCCTACGAGGAAATCCCGGCCATTCCCTCCAGCAAGGAAAAAATCACCAACACCATCGACGAGGTGGTTTCCGAATTCCGCCAACTGCCGCTGCACGAGATCGCGGCTGCGCTGGTCGCTTCCATCCGGCGGGCGGAGGCGCTGCTCAATTCGCCGAAAATCGAGTCGATACTGACCTCGACCGACCAGGCATTGCAGCAGGTCAACGCCACGCTCAAGGAATCGCGGGCCCGCCTGGGGCCCATGCTCGCCAACCTGGACGGTGCCATCGGCGATCACCGGCGGCTGACCAACGATCTGGACCGCGAGGTTCAGCCGACACTCAAGCGCCTGGACGAGACCCTGCTTGCCGCCACCTCCGCCATGCGCCGGATCGACGGCGCCGCCGGCAGCGTCAACGATCCCGTACTCCAGCACACGCTCGATGCGGCGATCGACGAAGTATCCCAGGCGGCGCGGGCCATCCGGGTGCTGAGCGACTTCATCCAGCGCAACCCGAACGCCTTGATCGTGGGCAAGGAAAACGACGGAGATTGA